A stretch of Porites lutea chromosome 5, jaPorLute2.1, whole genome shotgun sequence DNA encodes these proteins:
- the LOC140939001 gene encoding uncharacterized protein: protein MDLLLKAWIVTVGRFLFFVLIIIQGLALAAYLAAYENHSAWNSFALLFLPASLFWWYISVNNAGKPKFLFFTWLSYVWLGLVPMIGVVFGIAVDKLYQPKGFLNPSTLQMSLCITPLLLLLLFHTGMESTIHRKTIVNLSIKAAIDLVDAIELLSIVIDEIDTSHNVPKSVEKLLISFACISILCQSVLGIPYDEKRLEEGGDETELSIANGLTQVLLNIVFLGLRLGLIFNFNRVASLFIAKNIVMIVGRLFELKYLTTLIYQDVPTNEPASDTTAAPAAAGPSAGQFNADDRPPPYTSY, encoded by the coding sequence ATGGATCTGCTGTTGAAGGCATGGATAGTGACTGTTGGccgatttttgtttttcgtcttGATAATCATCCAAGGCTTGGCCTTGGCTGCATATTTAGCGGCCTACGAAAATCATTCTGCGTGGAATTCTTTTGCGCTTCTCTTCCTTCCCGCTTCATTATTTTGGTGGTACATCAGCGTCAACAATGCGGGAAAACCTAAGTTCCTGTTTTTCACTTGGTTATCCTATGTTTGGCTCGGTCTAGTGCCAATGATTGGGGTCGTGTTTGGTATAGCAGTAGACAAACTTTATCAGCCTAAAGGTTTTCTAAATCCAAGCACTTTACAGATGTCTCTCTGTATAACCCCTCTTCTGCTCCTGTTGTTGTTTCACACTGGAATGGAATCAACCATACACAGAAAAACGATAGTCAACTTGTCAATCAAAGCTGCCATTGATCTCGTGGATGCAATCGAGCTTCTATCGATTGTGATTGACGAAATTGATACGAGTCATAATGTGCCAAAAAGTGTTGAGAAGTTGCTAATTTCCTTTGCCTGCATCAGCATTTTGTGCCAGTCGGTACTGGGCATTCCTTATGATGAAAAGCGGCTTGAAGAAGGAGGAGACGAAACGGAATTATCCATCGCCAATGGTCTCACCCAAGTCTTGCTGAATATTGTCTTTTTAGGGCTGCGCCTcggattaatttttaatttcaacagAGTCGCCTCTTTGTTCATCGCTAAGAACATAGTTATGATTGTGGGGCGTTTGTTCGAGTTGAAATATCTTACTACACTGATTTATCAGGATGTACCAACCAACGAACCGGCTTCAGATACTACAGCAGCTCCTGCAGCTGCGGGCCCTAGTGCTGGACAGTTCAACGCGGACGATCGCCCACCTCCTTACACAAGTTACTAG
- the LOC140938722 gene encoding multiple C2 and transmembrane domain-containing protein 1-like isoform X2, producing the protein MSDEDLRDTDTGKKKGFFSSLKRSKTKGGRGRKNTKSSSMPHLPQSYAQINGNAVKRTDQFNISQPAKGGAEEDGAAPVPSPSEAGGLTECPAQDVSPGSLAGDVARAGKCAFFSLEVELKDGRDLAARDKTGTSDPYVKFKTDGKQIYKSRTVQKNLNPQWNEKFCVPIEDITVPLILKVLDFDRVGNDDPMGRAVVDLSAIEIEKPTEMILDLEDPDGGKEKLGQICAIFTVQPKNFEDRQEVSKRASTSKKGQPPKEPGKGQLWDGLVSIILVEGKKMIPMDDSGLSDPYCRFRLGNEKYKTKACKETLSPQWKEQFDLKIYPDSPMMLEVTVWDRDVRKDEFMGRCQIDLSTLEREKSHKIEAALEDNAGIIVMHLSITGLDAPGCESDLNTFIEKPGRRQEVAKQFMLKNTPKKIKEVGWLQVKLHRAVGLASADIGGTSDPFAVIELNNQRLVTPTLYKTLNPAWDKIYEMTVYDIHDVLDITVFDEDKRGAPEFLGRVVIPLLQVTPGEKRLYQLKNKSLEGRVKGHLILTLDVDYNPIRAAVRTVNPRDPKIMFDPPKFKRALLQRNIDRVNKLVASLVSTGAFVQSLFTWQYKFRSAFAFAIYIMLCLNFDFYIIPLTLLLTFLKQYVMCMLLADRNVNPEEQEGAPVDDDDDLEDEEEDKGKKGDKGKSFKEKIAALTSICQTVQNALDMVASMGERVKNTFNWTVPFCSYLMCVIFTLGTVVLYLVPLKFLLLAWGINKFTKKIRKPNAVDNNELMDFLSRIPSDVEVKEQKVLKTDPSLRLKRIDG; encoded by the exons ATGTCGGACGAGGATCTGCGAG ACACCGATACAGGGAAGAAGAAAGGCTTCTTCTCCAGCCTGAAGCGCTCGAAGACAAAAGGAGGCCGTGGTAGGAAAAACACCAAATCGAGCTCCATGCCGCATCTTCCTCAGTCTTACGCTCAGATAAATGGGAATGCTGTTAAACGTACTGATCAATTTAATATTTCTCAACCAGCTAAAGGTGGTGCCGAAGAAGATGGGGCTGCACCTGTACCTTCACCTAGTGAGGCCGGAGGTTTAACGGAATGTCCCGCTCAAGATGTCTCGCCCGGCTCATTG GCTGGTGATGTAGCCAGAGCTGGAAAATGTGCATTCTTTTCTCTAGAAGTAGAGTTAAAAGATGGCAGAGACTTGGCAGCCCGAGACAAAACAG gcACCAGTGATCCTTATGTGAAATTTAAAACTGATGGAAAACAGATATACAAAAGTAGAACTGTGCAAAAGAACTTAAATCCTCAGTGGAATGAGAAATTCTGTGTACCTATTGAAGATATAACTGTTCCTCTTATCTTAAAAGTACTTGATTTTGATCGAGTTGGCAATGATGATCCAATGGGAAGAGCTGTTGTGGATTTGTCAGCAATTGAAATTGAGAA ACCTACAGAAATGATCCTTGACCTAGAGGACCCTGATGGAGGAAAAGAAAAGTTGGGTCAGATTTGTGCAATCTTTACTGTTCAGCCAAAGAATTTTGAGGACAGGCAAGAG GTTTCTAAAAGAGCTTCAACTTCAAAGAAGGGCCAGCCTCCTAAAGAACCTGGCAAAGGACAACTGTGGGATGGACTGGTGTCCATTATTCTTGTAGAGGGCAAAAAAATGATCCCCATGGATGATTCAG gtcTCAGTGATCCTTACTGTCGTTTCCGTTTGGGAaatgaaaagtacaaaacaaaagCCTGCAAAGAGACTCTAAGCCCACAGTGGAAAGAACAGTTTGACTTGAAGATCTACCCTGACTCTCCCATGATGTTGGAGGTGACCGTGTGGGACAGAGATGTTAGAAAAGATGAATTCATGGGAAG GTGTCAGATTGATCTATCAACACTCGAACGGGAAAAGTCGCATAAAATCGAGGCAGCACTGGAGGATAATGCAGGGATTATAGTAATGCACTTATCCATTACAGGATTGGACGCACCGGGATGTGAATCAGACTTAAATACATTTATAGAGAAACCTGGACGACGACAAGAGGTCGCTAAACAGTTCATGTTAAAGAATACACCCAAGAAGATTAAAGAAGTTGGTTGGCTTCAG GTGAAACTTCATCGTGCTGTTGGACTGGCTTCAGCTGACATTGGAGGAACCAGTGATCCATTTGCTGTGATTGAGCTTAATAACCAGCGTCTAGTCACCCCAACTTTGTACAAGACTCTTAACCCTGCATGGGACAAAATCTATGAAAT GACTGTCTATGATATTCACGACGTTCTAGACATTACTGTTTTTGACGAGGACAAGAGAGGCGCCCCCGAATTTCTTGGCCGAGTAGTCATTCCACTACtacag GTTACCCCCGGTGAGAAGCGTTTGTACCAGTTAAAGAATAAGAGCTTGGAAGGCAGGGTCAAGGGTCACCTTATTCTTACCCTTGATGTGGATTATAATCCAATACGGGCTGCGGTTAGGACAGTCAATCCAAGGGACCCTAAGATCATGTTTGATCCACCTAAATTCAAGAGAGCG ttgttgcAGCGTAATATTGACCGCGTGAACAAACTTGTTGCAAGTCTGGTATCGACTGGGGCATTTGTCCAGTCGCTTTTTACGTGGCAGTACAAATTTAGGAGTGCTTTTGCTTTTGCA ATCTACATTATGCTATGCCTGAACTTTGACTTCTACATTATACCGCTGACCCTCCTACTAACGTTCCTCAAGCAGTATGTGATGTGTATGTTACTTGCAGACAGAAATGTGAACCCTGAAGAACAG GAAGGAGCGCCAGTAGACGATGATGATGACTTGGAAGATGAAGAGGAAGATAAAGGAAAGAAAGGG GACAAAGGAAAGAGTTTCAAAGAGAAGATAGCAGCGCTAACATCCATCTGTCAGACTGTGCAAAACGCTCTTGATATGGTGGCCTCCATGGGCGAAAGGGTGAAAAA CACTTTTAACTGGACGGTGCCATTTTGTTCGTATTTGATGTGTGTCATCTTCACGTTAGGAACAGTTGTGCTATACCTTGTACCTCTCAAGTTCTTGTTGCTTGCCTGGG GAATAAACAAGTTCACGAAAAAGATCCGTAAACCAAATGCTGTCGACAACAACGAGCTCATGGACTTCTTGTCACGAATTCCTTCAGATGTTGAAGTG AAAGAGCAAAAGGTGCTGAAAACAGACCCTTCACTCCGGTTAAAGAGGATCGATGGCTAA
- the LOC140938722 gene encoding multiple C2 and transmembrane domain-containing protein 1-like isoform X1 — protein MSDEDLRDTDTGKKKGFFSSLKRSKTKGGRGRKNTKSSSMPHLPQSYAQINGNAVKRTDQFNISQPAKGGAEEDGAAPVPSPSEAGGLTECPAQDVSPGSLAGDVARAGKCAFFSLEVELKDGRDLAARDKTDSFSVEFLHEKPVTKPITRAPGTSDPYVKFKTDGKQIYKSRTVQKNLNPQWNEKFCVPIEDITVPLILKVLDFDRVGNDDPMGRAVVDLSAIEIEKPTEMILDLEDPDGGKEKLGQICAIFTVQPKNFEDRQEVSKRASTSKKGQPPKEPGKGQLWDGLVSIILVEGKKMIPMDDSGLSDPYCRFRLGNEKYKTKACKETLSPQWKEQFDLKIYPDSPMMLEVTVWDRDVRKDEFMGRCQIDLSTLEREKSHKIEAALEDNAGIIVMHLSITGLDAPGCESDLNTFIEKPGRRQEVAKQFMLKNTPKKIKEVGWLQVKLHRAVGLASADIGGTSDPFAVIELNNQRLVTPTLYKTLNPAWDKIYEMTVYDIHDVLDITVFDEDKRGAPEFLGRVVIPLLQVTPGEKRLYQLKNKSLEGRVKGHLILTLDVDYNPIRAAVRTVNPRDPKIMFDPPKFKRALLQRNIDRVNKLVASLVSTGAFVQSLFTWQYKFRSAFAFAIYIMLCLNFDFYIIPLTLLLTFLKQYVMCMLLADRNVNPEEQEGAPVDDDDDLEDEEEDKGKKGDKGKSFKEKIAALTSICQTVQNALDMVASMGERVKNTFNWTVPFCSYLMCVIFTLGTVVLYLVPLKFLLLAWGINKFTKKIRKPNAVDNNELMDFLSRIPSDVEVKEQKVLKTDPSLRLKRIDG, from the exons ATGTCGGACGAGGATCTGCGAG ACACCGATACAGGGAAGAAGAAAGGCTTCTTCTCCAGCCTGAAGCGCTCGAAGACAAAAGGAGGCCGTGGTAGGAAAAACACCAAATCGAGCTCCATGCCGCATCTTCCTCAGTCTTACGCTCAGATAAATGGGAATGCTGTTAAACGTACTGATCAATTTAATATTTCTCAACCAGCTAAAGGTGGTGCCGAAGAAGATGGGGCTGCACCTGTACCTTCACCTAGTGAGGCCGGAGGTTTAACGGAATGTCCCGCTCAAGATGTCTCGCCCGGCTCATTG GCTGGTGATGTAGCCAGAGCTGGAAAATGTGCATTCTTTTCTCTAGAAGTAGAGTTAAAAGATGGCAGAGACTTGGCAGCCCGAGACAAAACAG ATTCTTTTAGTGTGGAATTTCTTCATGAAAAGCCAGTTACTAAACCTATCACCAGGGCACCAG gcACCAGTGATCCTTATGTGAAATTTAAAACTGATGGAAAACAGATATACAAAAGTAGAACTGTGCAAAAGAACTTAAATCCTCAGTGGAATGAGAAATTCTGTGTACCTATTGAAGATATAACTGTTCCTCTTATCTTAAAAGTACTTGATTTTGATCGAGTTGGCAATGATGATCCAATGGGAAGAGCTGTTGTGGATTTGTCAGCAATTGAAATTGAGAA ACCTACAGAAATGATCCTTGACCTAGAGGACCCTGATGGAGGAAAAGAAAAGTTGGGTCAGATTTGTGCAATCTTTACTGTTCAGCCAAAGAATTTTGAGGACAGGCAAGAG GTTTCTAAAAGAGCTTCAACTTCAAAGAAGGGCCAGCCTCCTAAAGAACCTGGCAAAGGACAACTGTGGGATGGACTGGTGTCCATTATTCTTGTAGAGGGCAAAAAAATGATCCCCATGGATGATTCAG gtcTCAGTGATCCTTACTGTCGTTTCCGTTTGGGAaatgaaaagtacaaaacaaaagCCTGCAAAGAGACTCTAAGCCCACAGTGGAAAGAACAGTTTGACTTGAAGATCTACCCTGACTCTCCCATGATGTTGGAGGTGACCGTGTGGGACAGAGATGTTAGAAAAGATGAATTCATGGGAAG GTGTCAGATTGATCTATCAACACTCGAACGGGAAAAGTCGCATAAAATCGAGGCAGCACTGGAGGATAATGCAGGGATTATAGTAATGCACTTATCCATTACAGGATTGGACGCACCGGGATGTGAATCAGACTTAAATACATTTATAGAGAAACCTGGACGACGACAAGAGGTCGCTAAACAGTTCATGTTAAAGAATACACCCAAGAAGATTAAAGAAGTTGGTTGGCTTCAG GTGAAACTTCATCGTGCTGTTGGACTGGCTTCAGCTGACATTGGAGGAACCAGTGATCCATTTGCTGTGATTGAGCTTAATAACCAGCGTCTAGTCACCCCAACTTTGTACAAGACTCTTAACCCTGCATGGGACAAAATCTATGAAAT GACTGTCTATGATATTCACGACGTTCTAGACATTACTGTTTTTGACGAGGACAAGAGAGGCGCCCCCGAATTTCTTGGCCGAGTAGTCATTCCACTACtacag GTTACCCCCGGTGAGAAGCGTTTGTACCAGTTAAAGAATAAGAGCTTGGAAGGCAGGGTCAAGGGTCACCTTATTCTTACCCTTGATGTGGATTATAATCCAATACGGGCTGCGGTTAGGACAGTCAATCCAAGGGACCCTAAGATCATGTTTGATCCACCTAAATTCAAGAGAGCG ttgttgcAGCGTAATATTGACCGCGTGAACAAACTTGTTGCAAGTCTGGTATCGACTGGGGCATTTGTCCAGTCGCTTTTTACGTGGCAGTACAAATTTAGGAGTGCTTTTGCTTTTGCA ATCTACATTATGCTATGCCTGAACTTTGACTTCTACATTATACCGCTGACCCTCCTACTAACGTTCCTCAAGCAGTATGTGATGTGTATGTTACTTGCAGACAGAAATGTGAACCCTGAAGAACAG GAAGGAGCGCCAGTAGACGATGATGATGACTTGGAAGATGAAGAGGAAGATAAAGGAAAGAAAGGG GACAAAGGAAAGAGTTTCAAAGAGAAGATAGCAGCGCTAACATCCATCTGTCAGACTGTGCAAAACGCTCTTGATATGGTGGCCTCCATGGGCGAAAGGGTGAAAAA CACTTTTAACTGGACGGTGCCATTTTGTTCGTATTTGATGTGTGTCATCTTCACGTTAGGAACAGTTGTGCTATACCTTGTACCTCTCAAGTTCTTGTTGCTTGCCTGGG GAATAAACAAGTTCACGAAAAAGATCCGTAAACCAAATGCTGTCGACAACAACGAGCTCATGGACTTCTTGTCACGAATTCCTTCAGATGTTGAAGTG AAAGAGCAAAAGGTGCTGAAAACAGACCCTTCACTCCGGTTAAAGAGGATCGATGGCTAA
- the LOC140938722 gene encoding multiple C2 and transmembrane domain-containing protein 1-like isoform X4, whose product MSDEDLRDTDTGKKKGFFSSLKRSKTKGGRAKGGAEEDGAAPVPSPSEAGGLTECPAQDVSPGSLAGDVARAGKCAFFSLEVELKDGRDLAARDKTDSFSVEFLHEKPVTKPITRAPGTSDPYVKFKTDGKQIYKSRTVQKNLNPQWNEKFCVPIEDITVPLILKVLDFDRVGNDDPMGRAVVDLSAIEIEKPTEMILDLEDPDGGKEKLGQICAIFTVQPKNFEDRQEVSKRASTSKKGQPPKEPGKGQLWDGLVSIILVEGKKMIPMDDSGLSDPYCRFRLGNEKYKTKACKETLSPQWKEQFDLKIYPDSPMMLEVTVWDRDVRKDEFMGRCQIDLSTLEREKSHKIEAALEDNAGIIVMHLSITGLDAPGCESDLNTFIEKPGRRQEVAKQFMLKNTPKKIKEVGWLQVKLHRAVGLASADIGGTSDPFAVIELNNQRLVTPTLYKTLNPAWDKIYEMTVYDIHDVLDITVFDEDKRGAPEFLGRVVIPLLQVTPGEKRLYQLKNKSLEGRVKGHLILTLDVDYNPIRAAVRTVNPRDPKIMFDPPKFKRALLQRNIDRVNKLVASLVSTGAFVQSLFTWQYKFRSAFAFAIYIMLCLNFDFYIIPLTLLLTFLKQYVMCMLLADRNVNPEEQEGAPVDDDDDLEDEEEDKGKKGDKGKSFKEKIAALTSICQTVQNALDMVASMGERVKNTFNWTVPFCSYLMCVIFTLGTVVLYLVPLKFLLLAWGINKFTKKIRKPNAVDNNELMDFLSRIPSDVEVKEQKVLKTDPSLRLKRIDG is encoded by the exons ATGTCGGACGAGGATCTGCGAG ACACCGATACAGGGAAGAAGAAAGGCTTCTTCTCCAGCCTGAAGCGCTCGAAGACAAAAGGAGGCCGTG CTAAAGGTGGTGCCGAAGAAGATGGGGCTGCACCTGTACCTTCACCTAGTGAGGCCGGAGGTTTAACGGAATGTCCCGCTCAAGATGTCTCGCCCGGCTCATTG GCTGGTGATGTAGCCAGAGCTGGAAAATGTGCATTCTTTTCTCTAGAAGTAGAGTTAAAAGATGGCAGAGACTTGGCAGCCCGAGACAAAACAG ATTCTTTTAGTGTGGAATTTCTTCATGAAAAGCCAGTTACTAAACCTATCACCAGGGCACCAG gcACCAGTGATCCTTATGTGAAATTTAAAACTGATGGAAAACAGATATACAAAAGTAGAACTGTGCAAAAGAACTTAAATCCTCAGTGGAATGAGAAATTCTGTGTACCTATTGAAGATATAACTGTTCCTCTTATCTTAAAAGTACTTGATTTTGATCGAGTTGGCAATGATGATCCAATGGGAAGAGCTGTTGTGGATTTGTCAGCAATTGAAATTGAGAA ACCTACAGAAATGATCCTTGACCTAGAGGACCCTGATGGAGGAAAAGAAAAGTTGGGTCAGATTTGTGCAATCTTTACTGTTCAGCCAAAGAATTTTGAGGACAGGCAAGAG GTTTCTAAAAGAGCTTCAACTTCAAAGAAGGGCCAGCCTCCTAAAGAACCTGGCAAAGGACAACTGTGGGATGGACTGGTGTCCATTATTCTTGTAGAGGGCAAAAAAATGATCCCCATGGATGATTCAG gtcTCAGTGATCCTTACTGTCGTTTCCGTTTGGGAaatgaaaagtacaaaacaaaagCCTGCAAAGAGACTCTAAGCCCACAGTGGAAAGAACAGTTTGACTTGAAGATCTACCCTGACTCTCCCATGATGTTGGAGGTGACCGTGTGGGACAGAGATGTTAGAAAAGATGAATTCATGGGAAG GTGTCAGATTGATCTATCAACACTCGAACGGGAAAAGTCGCATAAAATCGAGGCAGCACTGGAGGATAATGCAGGGATTATAGTAATGCACTTATCCATTACAGGATTGGACGCACCGGGATGTGAATCAGACTTAAATACATTTATAGAGAAACCTGGACGACGACAAGAGGTCGCTAAACAGTTCATGTTAAAGAATACACCCAAGAAGATTAAAGAAGTTGGTTGGCTTCAG GTGAAACTTCATCGTGCTGTTGGACTGGCTTCAGCTGACATTGGAGGAACCAGTGATCCATTTGCTGTGATTGAGCTTAATAACCAGCGTCTAGTCACCCCAACTTTGTACAAGACTCTTAACCCTGCATGGGACAAAATCTATGAAAT GACTGTCTATGATATTCACGACGTTCTAGACATTACTGTTTTTGACGAGGACAAGAGAGGCGCCCCCGAATTTCTTGGCCGAGTAGTCATTCCACTACtacag GTTACCCCCGGTGAGAAGCGTTTGTACCAGTTAAAGAATAAGAGCTTGGAAGGCAGGGTCAAGGGTCACCTTATTCTTACCCTTGATGTGGATTATAATCCAATACGGGCTGCGGTTAGGACAGTCAATCCAAGGGACCCTAAGATCATGTTTGATCCACCTAAATTCAAGAGAGCG ttgttgcAGCGTAATATTGACCGCGTGAACAAACTTGTTGCAAGTCTGGTATCGACTGGGGCATTTGTCCAGTCGCTTTTTACGTGGCAGTACAAATTTAGGAGTGCTTTTGCTTTTGCA ATCTACATTATGCTATGCCTGAACTTTGACTTCTACATTATACCGCTGACCCTCCTACTAACGTTCCTCAAGCAGTATGTGATGTGTATGTTACTTGCAGACAGAAATGTGAACCCTGAAGAACAG GAAGGAGCGCCAGTAGACGATGATGATGACTTGGAAGATGAAGAGGAAGATAAAGGAAAGAAAGGG GACAAAGGAAAGAGTTTCAAAGAGAAGATAGCAGCGCTAACATCCATCTGTCAGACTGTGCAAAACGCTCTTGATATGGTGGCCTCCATGGGCGAAAGGGTGAAAAA CACTTTTAACTGGACGGTGCCATTTTGTTCGTATTTGATGTGTGTCATCTTCACGTTAGGAACAGTTGTGCTATACCTTGTACCTCTCAAGTTCTTGTTGCTTGCCTGGG GAATAAACAAGTTCACGAAAAAGATCCGTAAACCAAATGCTGTCGACAACAACGAGCTCATGGACTTCTTGTCACGAATTCCTTCAGATGTTGAAGTG AAAGAGCAAAAGGTGCTGAAAACAGACCCTTCACTCCGGTTAAAGAGGATCGATGGCTAA
- the LOC140938722 gene encoding multiple C2 and transmembrane domain-containing protein 1-like isoform X3, with the protein MSDEDLRDTDTGKKKGFFSSLKRSKTKGGRGRKNTKSSSMPHLPQSYAQINGNAVKRTDQFNISQPAKGGAEEDGAAPVPSPSEAGGLTECPAQDVSPGSLAGDVARAGKCAFFSLEVELKDGRDLAARDKTDSFSVEFLHEKPVTKPITRAPGTSDPYVKFKTDGKQIYKSRTVQKNLNPQWNEKFCVPIEDITVPLILKVLDFDRVGNDDPMGRAVVDLSAIEIEKPTEMILDLEDPDGGKEKLGQICAIFTVQPKNFEDRQEVSKRASTSKKGQPPKEPGKGQLWDGLVSIILVEGKKMIPMDDSGLSDPYCRFRLGNEKYKTKACKETLSPQWKEQFDLKIYPDSPMMLEVTVWDRDVRKDEFMGRCQIDLSTLEREKSHKIEAALEDNAGIIVMHLSITGLDAPGCESDLNTFIEKPGRRQEVAKQFMLKNTPKKIKEVGWLQVKLHRAVGLASADIGGTSDPFAVIELNNQRLVTPTLYKTLNPAWDKIYEMTVYDIHDVLDITVFDEDKRGAPEFLGRVVIPLLQVTPGEKRLYQLKNKSLEGRVKGHLILTLDVDYNPIRAAVRTVNPRDPKIMFDPPKFKRALLQRNIDRVNKLVASLVSTGAFVQSLFTWQYKFRSAFAFAIYIMLCLNFDFYIIPLTLLLTFLKQYVMCMLLADRNVNPEEQEGAPVDDDDDLEDEEEDKGKKGDKGKSFKEKIAALTSICQTVQNALDMVASMGERVKNTFNWTVPFCSYLMCVIFTLGTVVLYLVPLKFLLLAWERAKGAENRPFTPVKEDRWLMNTPLIVVQTT; encoded by the exons ATGTCGGACGAGGATCTGCGAG ACACCGATACAGGGAAGAAGAAAGGCTTCTTCTCCAGCCTGAAGCGCTCGAAGACAAAAGGAGGCCGTGGTAGGAAAAACACCAAATCGAGCTCCATGCCGCATCTTCCTCAGTCTTACGCTCAGATAAATGGGAATGCTGTTAAACGTACTGATCAATTTAATATTTCTCAACCAGCTAAAGGTGGTGCCGAAGAAGATGGGGCTGCACCTGTACCTTCACCTAGTGAGGCCGGAGGTTTAACGGAATGTCCCGCTCAAGATGTCTCGCCCGGCTCATTG GCTGGTGATGTAGCCAGAGCTGGAAAATGTGCATTCTTTTCTCTAGAAGTAGAGTTAAAAGATGGCAGAGACTTGGCAGCCCGAGACAAAACAG ATTCTTTTAGTGTGGAATTTCTTCATGAAAAGCCAGTTACTAAACCTATCACCAGGGCACCAG gcACCAGTGATCCTTATGTGAAATTTAAAACTGATGGAAAACAGATATACAAAAGTAGAACTGTGCAAAAGAACTTAAATCCTCAGTGGAATGAGAAATTCTGTGTACCTATTGAAGATATAACTGTTCCTCTTATCTTAAAAGTACTTGATTTTGATCGAGTTGGCAATGATGATCCAATGGGAAGAGCTGTTGTGGATTTGTCAGCAATTGAAATTGAGAA ACCTACAGAAATGATCCTTGACCTAGAGGACCCTGATGGAGGAAAAGAAAAGTTGGGTCAGATTTGTGCAATCTTTACTGTTCAGCCAAAGAATTTTGAGGACAGGCAAGAG GTTTCTAAAAGAGCTTCAACTTCAAAGAAGGGCCAGCCTCCTAAAGAACCTGGCAAAGGACAACTGTGGGATGGACTGGTGTCCATTATTCTTGTAGAGGGCAAAAAAATGATCCCCATGGATGATTCAG gtcTCAGTGATCCTTACTGTCGTTTCCGTTTGGGAaatgaaaagtacaaaacaaaagCCTGCAAAGAGACTCTAAGCCCACAGTGGAAAGAACAGTTTGACTTGAAGATCTACCCTGACTCTCCCATGATGTTGGAGGTGACCGTGTGGGACAGAGATGTTAGAAAAGATGAATTCATGGGAAG GTGTCAGATTGATCTATCAACACTCGAACGGGAAAAGTCGCATAAAATCGAGGCAGCACTGGAGGATAATGCAGGGATTATAGTAATGCACTTATCCATTACAGGATTGGACGCACCGGGATGTGAATCAGACTTAAATACATTTATAGAGAAACCTGGACGACGACAAGAGGTCGCTAAACAGTTCATGTTAAAGAATACACCCAAGAAGATTAAAGAAGTTGGTTGGCTTCAG GTGAAACTTCATCGTGCTGTTGGACTGGCTTCAGCTGACATTGGAGGAACCAGTGATCCATTTGCTGTGATTGAGCTTAATAACCAGCGTCTAGTCACCCCAACTTTGTACAAGACTCTTAACCCTGCATGGGACAAAATCTATGAAAT GACTGTCTATGATATTCACGACGTTCTAGACATTACTGTTTTTGACGAGGACAAGAGAGGCGCCCCCGAATTTCTTGGCCGAGTAGTCATTCCACTACtacag GTTACCCCCGGTGAGAAGCGTTTGTACCAGTTAAAGAATAAGAGCTTGGAAGGCAGGGTCAAGGGTCACCTTATTCTTACCCTTGATGTGGATTATAATCCAATACGGGCTGCGGTTAGGACAGTCAATCCAAGGGACCCTAAGATCATGTTTGATCCACCTAAATTCAAGAGAGCG ttgttgcAGCGTAATATTGACCGCGTGAACAAACTTGTTGCAAGTCTGGTATCGACTGGGGCATTTGTCCAGTCGCTTTTTACGTGGCAGTACAAATTTAGGAGTGCTTTTGCTTTTGCA ATCTACATTATGCTATGCCTGAACTTTGACTTCTACATTATACCGCTGACCCTCCTACTAACGTTCCTCAAGCAGTATGTGATGTGTATGTTACTTGCAGACAGAAATGTGAACCCTGAAGAACAG GAAGGAGCGCCAGTAGACGATGATGATGACTTGGAAGATGAAGAGGAAGATAAAGGAAAGAAAGGG GACAAAGGAAAGAGTTTCAAAGAGAAGATAGCAGCGCTAACATCCATCTGTCAGACTGTGCAAAACGCTCTTGATATGGTGGCCTCCATGGGCGAAAGGGTGAAAAA CACTTTTAACTGGACGGTGCCATTTTGTTCGTATTTGATGTGTGTCATCTTCACGTTAGGAACAGTTGTGCTATACCTTGTACCTCTCAAGTTCTTGTTGCTTGCCTGGG AAAGAGCAAAAGGTGCTGAAAACAGACCCTTCACTCCGGTTAAAGAGGATCGATGGCTAATGAACACGCCTCTGATCGTCGTGCAAACAACCTAA